The Bacteroidota bacterium genome contains the following window.
GAGTTTTTATCTTCGAAAAATTCGCCTGTGCGGCTCGAATAAATTGTAACAATCCCGAGAATTGCTGATAAAACTACAAATGGTATTTTTTCAATAATAACTTTGCTGGAAAACAATTTACGGTTTAAGAAAAAATCAATTGCCACCAAAGTTATTGATAATGTAACTGCCTGTTCTTTAGCTCCGAAAGATAGTAGAAAAAACAAAAGTGAAAAAACATAAAATTTCATTTTCCTCTTGGAGACAAATTTCAGATAGGCAATCAGTGAGGCCAGAAAAAAACTTGTATATAGCACAACTTTAATGGCTGAAACCCAGGCAACCGATTCAACGTGCATAGCATGGACAGCGAAAAGCAAGGTGGCGATAAGGGAAATTTCAATAGCATTGCGTTTAAAAATATTTCGCAACAATAAAAGCAAAAACCAGAACACTAAAACAGAATTTATCAAATGCAAAAGTACATTTACTGTATGATAAAGAGTTGGATTTAGTTTTCCAATTTGATATACCGAAGCCAAAACTATAGTAGTAACAGGGCTGTATTGTCCTTTGAAAAAATCAGTGAAAATAGCCTTAACATTTTCTGTTTCAAGGCTTTTAATATAGTGGTTGTTTTCTACATACCAATCGTCGTCCCAACGCACAAAATCGTTGTTCATAGCTGGCATGTATGCAATGAAAGTTGCAGCAATAATCGCAAATAAAAAATAATAATGTTTCTTATTCAACTTATAATTTTCAGTTTTGGCTGGTTTTTTACTGTGTATATGTTTGGTTTTCTTTTTCATCAGTATATTTTCGAAATCTCATTTTTTGTACTTTCCGGAATAAAAATAATAAATAATTCTGAATACGTCAATCACCATTAAAAATCCATGTTTCAGGACTTTAACACTCGAAGATTCATTGCAACGTAAGTTTACCGGCAACCTTTTTATATCGAAATTTCTTTTCAAAGCAATATAAAGTAATTCAACATCGAAAGCAAAACCATTGATTTTATTCACTGAAAAAATATCAAAGGCAACATTTCGTCTAAATCCTTTCATTCCGCATTGAGTATCGAACCAGCCACCTGTAATGAATCGTCCAACGATGAATGAAAAAATATCGCTACCGATTTTTCGGGTTTTGCTTATTTCTGTAAAATAGCTCGATTCGGGCAGGGTTCTATCTCCAACAACCATATCAAATTCTTTAAAATCGAGATAGTATAAAAACTTCTGAAACGAGTCGAATTGAAATGGAATATCGGCATCGGTAAAAATAAGGAATTCGCCTTTTGAATTTAAAATTCCCTTACGAACGGCTGCTCCTTTGCCTAGATTTTTTTCATTTTTTAGAAAAATGCAATTGTGCTTTTCGGCAATACTTTTACTTATGTCAGCATCTGCCGAACCATCGTCAACAATTATTATTTCATAATCTGTTTTAATAGTTGCTAAATATTTTATAAATCCGGGCAGTTCAGCTAATAAATTTTTTGAGCAATTATATGATGGTAAAATTATACTTAGCATTCTTAGAAATTATATTAATTCATTTATGCTTAATTATTCATATACTCAATTACTGTGTAAAATCCATTAAACCATTCAATACAGTTCTCTAATGACAAAGAAATATATTCATTATCTGTATTTTCTAAAGTTTTAATAATTCCTTTTCTTCGATCCACGAGTCTCTTACAATTTAAATCCAATACATTAATAGTATCCTGTGCATCATTTTCATTTTCATCAAAAGGCATTATTCTTCCGTTTCGTGCATAAATAAAACGATTTTGACAATTCTCTTGCAAAGGGGATATAAAATTGATAAAATAATTTGTTTCTTTTTTATGCCCACAAGAATCAGTATGCTGACAAGAAGCCAATAAATTGCCGTAATTAAATGTCTCTATAGGAAAATTGTGCCTGTCTTTTATATGTTCAACATGACAACTATTACCATTATTTGTAACTGCTATCTCACAATAACAACACATTTGATTTTGTTCATCAATTAGAGTTTTTCTTAATTCCTGATAAATTTCTGTTCCAGAAAAAGTATTCCAATTAGAGTTGGGATTTTGTCTTTTCCAGTTACTCAAAGATAATAATTCAGAGTCTTTTACAATATGCCTCATATTACTATCTCTTTTTTTCTTATTAACATTTCAGCTCTTAAAATATCAGAATCGCTTTTTAAGTATTTTTTTAATTCTTTCAGTACTTTTTTCGCATCATCAATTTTATTTCTTTCAATAAGTTCAAATAGATTATTTAGATTCTTTTTTGTTTCCGAGGGTCTGGCATCTTGGTCCATAATTAATTCAACAACTCTGTCAACTGACATTCCAAAAGATTCTTCTGGTTTTTTATATGTCATAATATTGTCCTCATTTTGGAGCAAAAATATGTTGTCAGGATTGACATGACTTATAACTAATGGTGAATGTGTAGTAATAAAAAATTGACAATTGGGAAATAATTTGGTTAGTCTCGGAATGATTAATCTTTGCCAAGCAGGGTGAAGATGCAAATCAACTTCGTCAATTAGGATAATCCCATCTCCCAGTAGAGGTTCTTTGCTAAATGGATTTGCAATAGATAACCTGCGGGCAATGTCCCCAATCAAGGCAATTAGATTTTTTTCTCCATCGGAAAGTTGCTCTAAATTAAATGTTTCACCATTTTTGTCAACAAGCATGTGTGGTCTTGGAATTCTTTTTATTCTTAAATTTGAATATTCCTGAATGAAATTTTCAATTGTTTTTGTAACAATGTGGATTTCCCTTCCTTCATTTTTAGTTGCAACATTTTGTCGAGCAGCATCACTTTTTATAATTTGTTCAATGTCTTTTAAAAATATTTTTGTCAAGCTATCCCATTCATTTTTGTTTTTCGCCAATGTTGGGTTGTATTCTTTAAATAGGTTTTCAATATCTCTTTTCCCTTTATCACTCATCCACCATAGGCTTATTAAAACAGAAAATTGAAGCGCCTCCCAAATAAACAAAATTAAATTTTTTTGTTCATTTTTTAAATCCGTTTCATAAAACAAGGTTTTTATTTGTTCAAAAATCCTTTCGATAATTTGACGTGGAAACTTTTCAAATTCAATTAAATTATCCCTTCTTAAATCTGATAAAGAATTCATTTTATGTAAAAGATATTCAATATCATGTAGAATTTTATCTAAACGATGCTCTTTTTGAAATTTAAATTCTATCGAATGAAGTAAATCAATTAATTCGTTGAACAGGTATCGTGGTTCTTCAAAAATTAATTCCTCCCTTTTAAAACGTTTTGTTATATATTTGTATTCATCATATTCTGATGTGATTTTTTCAATATACGAAAGAATATTTTCTGTTCTTCTTTTTAACCATTTTCTATTATTTACCATCCACTTAGTTCTTGAACCCAATTTTTCATTTAAAATGTCATCTTGCATTCTGAACCATTCAAAAAATGATTGAAAGTTGGCTTTTCCACCAATAGCATTGTCATAAACGTCTAATAAATAAAAGTTTTCTTTATTGGAAATTTCTGGTGAAATATCTTTTACAACTCTATTGACTGGATAATAAGCAATAACGGGTAAAGAATTATCTCTTTTTAATTTATCTCTATAATATTCAGCTAATTTCGAAACTTGCGATAATTCAGATTTCTCTTTTATTGTTTCTCCTTTTTGAACTTTTATTAATTTCCAATTATATAGTAGATTGTTTTCTTTTACCAAGGTTTCAAAAAAAGAGAATGATGCATCATTTCTAATATCATTTTCTGAAATGTGCTTCCCTGAAACATTTTCTCTTTGAATTCTATTGATTAACCATGAAAGAGAAACTATTAAAGCGTCAAGAATTGTTGTTTTTCCAGAACCATTAACACCAATAAAAACATTTAGTGATGAATCTAATTCAAAATCCATGTTTTTTATGCTTCTATAATTGGTGATTATAATTTTCTGTATTTTCATTTCTTAATTCTTATATCAATATTTTTTCTCAAAATTAGCACATCTTTTATAAATGAGAAAAGTTTCTTAGGATTACACCTTTAGTAGTTTGGATTTAATCGCCAAAAAATTCAATAACATCATTCTGGTCAATTCCCCTATAACCAACTTTGCCTATCATTTTCCCATCTTCTACATAATATATTGCAGGCAATTGTTTTCCGCTTTGGCTAAAAAAATCAATCATAGGGATAAATGTATAAGGGTATTTTTTCGATTCGCTTTCGGTCCAAAACGATTCAATATTTTCTTCTTTCCCATAAAAAATATAGAATATCGGAAGATCGTTTTCTAAATTGTTGTCGATTATTGATATTTTTTTTGCTGCCATTTTGCAGAATTTACACTTCAGACTATAAAAACATACTAAAGCTTTGCTATTGTCAATTTTCAAATTGTCGGGATTGTTTTTGAAATCCTGGAAATATTCAGTGTTAAGAGTTCTGTTTTCAAGCACTTGCATTTTCTGAGGATAAACAAAATCGGGCGGCGTAAGAATAGTTGGCACAGAAAACGTAGCAATAAAAACTACTATAGAAATCAACTTTTGAAATTTGAAATTCCATTCTGTGTTATAAAAAATAAGGAAAATTGTAGCCCCAATAAGGATAAAATTCTTAAATATTGATTCAATAGGTGAAAGCTTTAAGTATTCGCCAAAGCAATTACAGTTTGTCATTTCTGCAGAAAAAATAGCAAAATAGATTAATACAAAAGTAAAAGCTGCCAGTAGTATTAAGTTTAGCCGGAGAATTTGTTTAGAAAAGATATTTATTATTAAAATTAATCCAATAAAAAATTCGGTAGAAATTATTAGTCTGGCAAAAACTGTTGCAAAATGCCAATTAGGAATTCCATTTTCAAAAACAAATAATTCAAAATATTCAATTGGGAAAAGTTTTGCATAAGCAGAATATAGGAAAACTAAACCTACAACAGTCCTAAGAACATGGGGTATTATTTTTATCATATATAAATTTCAAAATTATTGAAAAGTTTATAAAAAAAGGAAAGGCATTAATAAAATGCCTTTCCTTTAAAAATTTTAGTAAATTAAGAAATTATTCAATTTCACACTCTACTTTTGTGATTATACCCAAAAAATCCATTTCTATATCTCCTTCGTCACACCAATCTTCAGCATCGCCTTTACTGCTATGTTCTGCTGTAGCTTCAACAGACTCTCCTTCAACACCATCTACACTGGTTGTACATACACATGTGTAATCTTTACTACACGAAGACATTGCGAAAACAAATCCGCAGGCAAAAATAAATGTTAATACTTTTTTCATTATATAAATTTGTTAATTAAAAAAAAGCAAAGATATAATCTTTGCTGGTTTTAGAGAATTTTTTTGTTTTTTTTTGAGCTAAATTGTTAATATTTTTACAAAAGAATAATGTTTGGCAATTTTTATATTTGCAACTTATTTTTCAATTTAAAAACTTTGATGGAAAACAAACAAAAAGTTGCTTTTTATACACTTGGCTGTAAGCTGAATTTTTCGGAAACTTCAACAATTTCAAGACTGTTCAATAGTGAAATATATGATAGTGTTTCGTTTGATTCTCAGGCAGATATTGTAGTAATAAACACTTGCACTGTTACAGCTACTGCCGACAAAAAATGTCGCCAAATAATTAGAAAAGCTATTAAAACTTCACCTTATGGAATCATAGTTGTAATTGGTTGTTATGCCCAGCTAAAACCTAATCAAATTGCAAAAATCGAAGGTGTTGATATTATTTTAGGCACAAACGAAAAATTGAATATTATAGAATATCTTCAGAAATATGAAAAACAGCAATCGGCAAATATTCATTCGTGCGAAACAAATGAAATAAGCGAAATTTTTCCGGCTTATTCTATTGCCGACAGAACACGTTCGTTTTTGAAAATCCAGGATGGTTGCAATTATGAATGTTCGTATTGTACTATTCCGATGGCAAGGGGAAAAAGTAGGAATGTTTCTATTGATAAAATTATAGAACAAGTTCGGAATATTGCTATGGCAGACGTAAAAGAAATAGTTTTGACCGGAGTAAATATTGGAGATTTTGGGTATAGCTCTAATGAGACTTTTTTGGAACTTATTAAAAAACTCGACGATATTTCAGGAATAGAACGGTACAGAATTTCTTCTATAGAGCCAAATTTATTGACTGATGAAATCATTGAATTTGTTGGAAAATCGAAAAAGTTTGTGCCACATTTTCATATTCCGCTACAGTCGGGCTCCGATAGCATTTTGAAACTTATGAGCCGGCGATATAATACTCAGCTTTTTTCAAAGCGGGTTGAAAAAATTAATAATACGATTGAAAATGTATGTATTGGTGTTGATGTTATTGTAGGATTTCCTTCGGAAGAGGAAGCGGAATTTTTGGAAACTTTCAACTATCTGCGAGATTTGAATATTTCTTATTTGCATGTTTTTTCATATTCCGAAAGAGAAAATACTAAGTCTGTAGATTTGCCCGGAAAAGTATCAAAGGCTGATATCCAGAGGCGTAGTAAAGCATTGCATAATCTTTCTGCAACCAAAAAACTTAACTTTTATAATAAAAACCTCGGGACTAAAAAACTTGTATTATTTGAAAATCATACCTTAAACAAAAAGCTATTTGGTTTTACTGAAAATTATGTAAAGCTGGAAATAGATTTTGACGAAAAATACAAAAACCAGCTCATTAATTTTGAGCTTCAGAACATTAATAAAAACGGAAATGTAGAAGGGAAAATTATTGAAAATTAGGGTTTTAAATCTCACCTCTTTTTTTGGTAAAACTTTAGTATTAAATCAAAAAAGGATTGGTCTTTTTTTCGTAAGCTATAGAAGTATTGTTGCCATGTCCCGATAAAACCTCAACATTTTCGGGGAGATTCAAAAGCTTAGTTTTTATGCTGTGAATGAGCGTATCGTAGTCTCCACCAGGCAAATCGGTTCTGCCAATACTTCCATTGAAAAGCACATCGCCTACAATCACAAATTCCTGACTTTTTGAATAAAAAGCAAGGCTGCCGGGAGAATGCCCGGGAACATGAAATATTTCAAGAGATGAATTGCCAAATTTAATTTCGTCAATCTCGTTCAAGTAATTATCAATTGTGGGAGCATCGTTAAAACTGAATCCAAAAAGTTCTGCATATTCATTGGTACTGCAAACAATTGGTTCGTCCAGTTTGTGAGCTTCAAAAGGGATATTGTATTTTCCCCTCAAAAAATTCACTCCGAGCAAATGGTCGATGTGCCCATGAGTATTCACCAATTTCACAGGTTTCAAATTGTTATTTTCAATAAAGGAAACTAAGTTTTCTTTTTCCGAATTGTCATAACAGCCGGCATCAATAATTATGCACTCTTTAGTTTCATCGAAAAGCACAAAAGTATTTTCTTGAAACCCATTAAAAACGAAGGTTTTTATATTTATCATAATGTATAATTTGTTTTTAAAATTTGCAATTATAAGAAAATACTCATAAAAATAGATTGTAAATTCATATTTTCAATTCATCCTACTCCCTCGTATCAAAAGCATCCCGCAAGCCATTCCCAACAATTGTAAATGCCAGAACCATCAGCATAATTGCAATTCCGGGCAAAATTGCCAGATAAGCTTTATCGAGAATTATATATCCGTAATGGTCTTTTATGATTGAGCCCCATGAAGGAACCGGTGGCTGAACGCCAATTCCGAGAAAACTCATTCCTGCTTCAACTAAAATTGCTGATGCAAAATTTGATACAGCAATTATTATTACCGGGCTCATAGCATTTGGTAAAATATGTTTGAAAATGATTCGGAAATTTCTGTAACCTAAAGCTCTGCATGCTTCTATAT
Protein-coding sequences here:
- a CDS encoding DoxX family protein is translated as MIKIIPHVLRTVVGLVFLYSAYAKLFPIEYFELFVFENGIPNWHFATVFARLIISTEFFIGLILIINIFSKQILRLNLILLAAFTFVLIYFAIFSAEMTNCNCFGEYLKLSPIESIFKNFILIGATIFLIFYNTEWNFKFQKLISIVVFIATFSVPTILTPPDFVYPQKMQVLENRTLNTEYFQDFKNNPDNLKIDNSKALVCFYSLKCKFCKMAAKKISIIDNNLENDLPIFYIFYGKEENIESFWTESESKKYPYTFIPMIDFFSQSGKQLPAIYYVEDGKMIGKVGYRGIDQNDVIEFFGD
- a CDS encoding AAA family ATPase, yielding MKIQKIIITNYRSIKNMDFELDSSLNVFIGVNGSGKTTILDALIVSLSWLINRIQRENVSGKHISENDIRNDASFSFFETLVKENNLLYNWKLIKVQKGETIKEKSELSQVSKLAEYYRDKLKRDNSLPVIAYYPVNRVVKDISPEISNKENFYLLDVYDNAIGGKANFQSFFEWFRMQDDILNEKLGSRTKWMVNNRKWLKRRTENILSYIEKITSEYDEYKYITKRFKREELIFEEPRYLFNELIDLLHSIEFKFQKEHRLDKILHDIEYLLHKMNSLSDLRRDNLIEFEKFPRQIIERIFEQIKTLFYETDLKNEQKNLILFIWEALQFSVLISLWWMSDKGKRDIENLFKEYNPTLAKNKNEWDSLTKIFLKDIEQIIKSDAARQNVATKNEGREIHIVTKTIENFIQEYSNLRIKRIPRPHMLVDKNGETFNLEQLSDGEKNLIALIGDIARRLSIANPFSKEPLLGDGIILIDEVDLHLHPAWQRLIIPRLTKLFPNCQFFITTHSPLVISHVNPDNIFLLQNEDNIMTYKKPEESFGMSVDRVVELIMDQDARPSETKKNLNNLFELIERNKIDDAKKVLKELKKYLKSDSDILRAEMLIRKKEIVI
- a CDS encoding glycosyltransferase — translated: MLSIILPSYNCSKNLLAELPGFIKYLATIKTDYEIIIVDDGSADADISKSIAEKHNCIFLKNEKNLGKGAAVRKGILNSKGEFLIFTDADIPFQFDSFQKFLYYLDFKEFDMVVGDRTLPESSYFTEISKTRKIGSDIFSFIVGRFITGGWFDTQCGMKGFRRNVAFDIFSVNKINGFAFDVELLYIALKRNFDIKRLPVNLRCNESSSVKVLKHGFLMVIDVFRIIYYFYSGKYKK
- the mtaB gene encoding tRNA (N(6)-L-threonylcarbamoyladenosine(37)-C(2))-methylthiotransferase MtaB, yielding MENKQKVAFYTLGCKLNFSETSTISRLFNSEIYDSVSFDSQADIVVINTCTVTATADKKCRQIIRKAIKTSPYGIIVVIGCYAQLKPNQIAKIEGVDIILGTNEKLNIIEYLQKYEKQQSANIHSCETNEISEIFPAYSIADRTRSFLKIQDGCNYECSYCTIPMARGKSRNVSIDKIIEQVRNIAMADVKEIVLTGVNIGDFGYSSNETFLELIKKLDDISGIERYRISSIEPNLLTDEIIEFVGKSKKFVPHFHIPLQSGSDSILKLMSRRYNTQLFSKRVEKINNTIENVCIGVDVIVGFPSEEEAEFLETFNYLRDLNISYLHVFSYSERENTKSVDLPGKVSKADIQRRSKALHNLSATKKLNFYNKNLGTKKLVLFENHTLNKKLFGFTENYVKLEIDFDEKYKNQLINFELQNINKNGNVEGKIIEN
- a CDS encoding MBL fold metallo-hydrolase, whose product is MINIKTFVFNGFQENTFVLFDETKECIIIDAGCYDNSEKENLVSFIENNNLKPVKLVNTHGHIDHLLGVNFLRGKYNIPFEAHKLDEPIVCSTNEYAELFGFSFNDAPTIDNYLNEIDEIKFGNSSLEIFHVPGHSPGSLAFYSKSQEFVIVGDVLFNGSIGRTDLPGGDYDTLIHSIKTKLLNLPENVEVLSGHGNNTSIAYEKKTNPFLI
- a CDS encoding TIGR02646 family protein; this translates as MRHIVKDSELLSLSNWKRQNPNSNWNTFSGTEIYQELRKTLIDEQNQMCCYCEIAVTNNGNSCHVEHIKDRHNFPIETFNYGNLLASCQHTDSCGHKKETNYFINFISPLQENCQNRFIYARNGRIMPFDENENDAQDTINVLDLNCKRLVDRRKGIIKTLENTDNEYISLSLENCIEWFNGFYTVIEYMNN